One Fundulus heteroclitus isolate FHET01 chromosome 1, MU-UCD_Fhet_4.1, whole genome shotgun sequence genomic window carries:
- the LOC110367736 gene encoding C-type lectin lectoxin-Phi1-like, translated as MTWTAAQKYCRDHHSDLASVRNMTENQKIQQLVPAGDKVWIGLYRDTWKWSDGRNFSLSYWNSVEPNNKEPPEICVAAAFDAEGKWEDWPCEIKRTFICYSYIPVSKKVLVLKLEKTTNLDLNDHAVLEELLNQLKQKLKEQGLNEDIQLSWRKQSDENVFHKEKNKQTSV; from the exons ATGACGTGGACCGCGGCTCAGAAATACTGCAGGGATCATCACTCAGACCTGGCCAGCGTGAGGAACATGACTGAGAACCAGAAGATTCAGCAGCTGGTACCAGCAGGAGATAAAGTCTGGATCGGTCTGTACAGAGACACCTGGAAGTGGTCAGATGGAAGAAACTTCTCGTTAAGTTACTGGAACAGTGTAGAACCCAATAATAAAGAGCCGCCGGAAATCTGTGTAGCAGCAGCGTTTGATGCTGAAGGGAAATGGGAGGACTGGCCGTGTGAAATAAAGAGGACCTTCATCTGCTACAGCTACA ttccaGTTTCAaagaaggttctggttctgaagctgGAGAAAACCACCAACCTGGATCTGAATGACCATGCTGTACTGGAAGAGCTCCTGAACCAG CTGAAGCAGAAGCTGAAGGAGCAGGGACTGAATGAAGACATCCAACTGAGCTGGAGGAAGCAGTCAGATGAAAATGTTTTCCACAAAGAGAAGAACAAGCAGACGTCAGTTTGA